In Temnothorax longispinosus isolate EJ_2023e chromosome 10, Tlon_JGU_v1, whole genome shotgun sequence, a single window of DNA contains:
- the LOC139820411 gene encoding uncharacterized protein produces the protein MLINKFGISLGRGGAEPYYQWSGLIRNYVRDNALCMVATDFDAKSRKIRRIAPPLRAIVMASKKQSAEKRRLVKKLHAPARRNFSRRRVIVRGYDDLWQADVVEMRPYTRFNRGYHYILTVIDVLSNHAWAVPLKAKSGPETDKRKEFYNANVQKLLKKHNIKHYSTYSVMKASVVERYNGTLKNDMWKMFTRNGNYKWIDSLPSLVSDYNARKHRTIGMRPIDVTPAIADKLLKTVYSHVKIAAPARFKVGDSVRVSKFKTIFEKGYTPNWTTEVFRIVKVQKTNPVTYLLEDSCGKPIAGGFYEYELHRVANPDVYLVEKVLQ, from the exons ATGCTGATCAACAAGTTTGGTATATCGCTCGGAAGAGGCGGTGCGGAACCGTACTATCAATGGAGCGGATTAATCAGAAATTACGTGCGCGATAACGCTCTTTGCATGGTCGCCACCGACTTTGACGCGAAATCGCGCAAGATTCGACGGATAGCGCCGCCT TTGCGCGCCATCGTCATGGCTAGTAAGAAGCAATCAGCTGAGAAACGGCGGCTGGTGAAAAAATTACACGCTCctgcgagaagaaatttttcgcGAAGACGCGTCATAGTGCGCGGATACGATGACCTGTGGCAGGCGGATGTGGTCGAGATGCGTCCATACACGCGATTCAACAGAGGTTACCATTACATACTCACCGTTATCGACGTGCTGAGCAACCACGCATGGGCCGTACCGCTCAAGGCCAAGAGCGGACCCGAG ACTGAcaagagaaaagaattttacaacgcCAACGTGCAGAAACTCTTGAAGAAACATAATATCAAACACTATTCGACCTATTCCGTAATGAAGGCATCGGTCGTCGAACGATACAATGGCACGCTCAAGAACGAcatgtggaaaatgtttacgcgCAATGGAAATTACAAATGGATCGACTCGCTGCCAAGTCTCGTAtcggattacaacgcgcgAAAGCATCGAACTATCGGCATGCGACCCATCGATGTTacccccgcgatcgccgaCAAACTCCTAAAAACGGTATACAGCCACGTAAAGATCGCTGCTCCCGCGCGATTCAAAGTGGGCGACTCGGTACGCGTGAGTAAATTCAAGACAATCTTTGAGAAAGGATACACGCCAAATTGGACCACGGAGGTGTTTAGAATCGTCAAAGTGCAGAAAACTAATCCTGTGACGTATCTGTTGGAAGATTCCTGCGGAAAACCCATCGCCGGCGGCTTCTACGAATACGAGTTACATCGCGTTGCTAATCCCGACGTATATctcgttgaaaaagttttgc aataa